In the Plasmodium gaboni strain SY75 chromosome 13, whole genome shotgun sequence genome, GTAATAAgatttaattaaataagTAAGAATAAACACtatataatgattatatttgtatataaaattaaaaattaaagtaatatatatatatatatatatatatatatattttacataaaaatataattatatatatattttctttccttttttttttttattatccacataaaaaagaaaatatatataatatatacatattcatattatccccctcttataataaaaaaaatatgacAATATGGAGGTATTTAATTTCGGTAAATATAATGGAAAGACATTCGAAGAAGTTTTTGAAAAACACAAATCCTATGTTACTTGGGTGAAAAGTTTGGAAAGTCCATCAGGGTCCTTATTGgattttaaaaattatgtttTAGAAAAGGAAGgcaaaaaaaataataataatatgggAAATAATAAccattataataatgaaaggaattcaaataataataatatgtttcAAAATAATGTTAGAAGTcctaatatatataacgAACAATATgcaaataataataaaatgaaagaaaataattataggaatcctaatatatataataataatgaaatatgtacaaataataatagaataaacgaaaataatgttaaaagcccacattattataataatgaaaaaaatattaataattattcacatgaatataatacaaGTAAAAATGcatataaacataattATTCTGAAAATGGAAATTCATACAACAATTTTGAAAGGAAAAGtgttgataataattatataaatgaagaaaaaaaaaagttccataatatgaatagtagtgaatatagaaattatgaagaaaaagttatgaatgatataaataatgcATATAACCAacaagaagaaaaaaaagaatttgatattattgttgcttttgaaatatttagTGATGATAGTTTTAAAATTGTTcaaaaagataataataataaaaaatatgtaaactttagaaattttatttcaaaagatctttttaaaataatatcagAATTAAATCctacattaaaaaaaattaataattatagtTGTATAACATTTGAAGcagaaaaatatgaatatgttttaaatagtttaaaagaaaaatgtaCTATTTTAGGTGGGGTGCATACCATAccaaattttttattaaaatgttttaaaaattatacaaaATTTTCAGAACCACAAAGAATATCAGAAATTACTGCAAATATTTTGACTAATACTATGTGTTCATATACCAAACAACATTATGATAAATTAGATAATCTGTTAGGAGAAAAATTAAGTGTTGAATTAAGAAATTTTCAAAGAGAAGGTGTATTTTTTGgcttaaaaaaaaatggaagAGTTTTAATAGGTGATGAAATGGGTCTAGGTAAAACATTACAAGCTTTAGCATTAATGGCTTTTTATAAAGATGATTGGCCATTTATTGTTGTTTGTCCATCTTCTATTAGATTTCAATGGAAAGATCAAGCCTTACGATGGTTATCACATTTAATACGAGAAGAACATATATGTGTCGTTAAGAATGGAAAAACCGATATTCCTTCTAATACcaaaatgattataatatcatatgaattaataactaaaaatgataaatatcaagataaatataaaagtattATTTGTGATGAATCACATTACTTAAAAAATTCTCTTTCCAAAAGAACAAAAGTTATAACTCcaattataaaaaatgcAAAAAGATGTGTTTTGCTATCTGGAACTCCTGCATTAAACAAACCTTCTGAATTATACGAACAAATATCAAGTATTATGCCCAATTTTTTTAACTATCATGATTTTTGTGATAGATATTGTtttaaagataaaaatttatatacCAAAAAAATTGAATATGTGGGATGTAAACATGCAGATGAATTACACTTATTCTTAACTAATACTATAATGATTAGaagattaaaaaaagatgtTTTAAAAGAACTTCCAGATAAATTAAGATCTAAAATACCTGTAGAAATACCACAAAAGGAGTTATcagaaatattaaattactataaaaaattagaaagtaaaaaaaatattaattttcatgatattgataatatacATCTATCCAATTGGAATAATTCCAAGTCAGAAGACGGAgatgatgaaaatttaTCCATTTCtcatttatttaaattaacAGGTTATGCCAAAGTCAAAGCtattaaagaatatatatcCTATTTAATTGATGCAGATATTAAATTCCTATTATTTTGTCATCATAAGTTAGTAATGGATGAAGTCGAAGCATTTTTGAAGGAACAAAAATGTAGGTATATACGTGTAGACGGTTTAACAGCTATGGAAAAAAGagaaatttatattaaaaatttcCAGAACGATGATAATGTTAAAATCGCTTTGTTATCTATAACTGCTTGTGGTATGGGTTTAAACTTAACTGCTGCAAATACAGTAGTATTTGGAGAACTTTTCTGGGTACCTGGTCAAATTATACAAGCAGAAGATCGTGCACACAGAATTGGAACAGCTCATGATGTAGTTAACATTCATTACTTGATTGCACAAAATACGATTGATGAACTAGTCTGGAAAATTATTAACAGAAAATGGAATACACTAACAACTGCACTAAATGGTATAGAAGATTCATTGAATGTTAAAGAAGTTAATAAATTCGATAAGTTCATGGTAGATTTAACTAATGACCCAAATAAATCATATCCCACTTCATTGGTTACTACACCAAAAGTTCGTAGAAAATCATCTGAACATGCTACTTTTCACAATAGCTctccaaaaaaaaaaaatagagATATAAGAGACTTTTTTCAATCTAATAAATGTAATGAATCTGTAGAAAAATCTTGGAAGAACAACATTAATAAGAGGTCATACCACGAGAGCCCAACAAAGGATTCTCCTAGTTCAAGTATAAATTTGTCAAGTAAAAAGTACAAAACAGAAATAAACTAGAGCTTACAAATGATGTtccacatatataataatatatatgtgcatATATCTTTTAAGGTAAAAACTTTTTAAGcatcaaaataaaaaaatattacgagaaatttataaaataaattatgcaatgagaaaaaaaaatatatatattttatattatattataaaatattattttaatttattttatttttatttcacatctaatgttaatatatattttgtttttgttattttaagaggaaattaaaaaaaaaaaaaaaacaaaaaaaaacaaaaaaaaaaattataaattacctgacattttaaaaaatagatacctctatttgattttattttatttctatttatgattatacacttaatatttttattattcctttattttattttttttgtgtaaAATATgctaatatatatatatatatatatatatatatatatgatataataaaatatattttttatacattcttaatataatgtatatttaaaaaaattatatttaaaaataattttatgaattatttttaatttataaaaactttttttttttttttataccattttaaattttgaatttacattaattatatttaatattgttttttttgCCTTTTAATATAATGCCAAAATTTAACTTTTTTCCCCATGTCAATTTTCTGGcatacataaaaaaaataagtatAAGGTATAATCCTTGTGGAacatataatgataattgTAGAAAATTGATTCATCTTATTgaaaataaacaaaaaaaagacaaaTTCCTTAATCTGGATTACAAATTAGAGTTAATTGAGttagaaaatgaaaaacccatttacatataaaaaaattaaaatataaatttatattattttatgtcataatgatttttatattatatataattattataaatattatataaatataaatatatatatatatatatataNNNNNNNNNNNNNNNNNNNNNNNNNNNNNNNNNNNNNNNNNNNNNNNNNNNNNNNNNNNNNNNNNNNNNNNNNNNNNNNNNNNNNNNNNNNNNNNNNNNNNNNNNNNNNNNNNNNNNNNNNNNNNNNNNNNNNNNNNNNNNNNNNNNNNNNNNNNNNNNNatatataatttttttttttttttttttttttttttttttttttaataactCCATTTATATGCTTATCTAATTACATATTATTCTGTATAGATAggatatatttaatttactacaattatttattttatagaTTTAATCCAGAAAATTATGATTTGATGGAAATACAACGAGTAATTGACAACGAGCAACAACAATgtaaggaaaaaaatataagaaaataaaatatacatatatatatatatatatatatttatatattgattGGACATATGTGTgttacacatatataatttctcTCGTAAATGTAAATccatattaatataataaaatacttacatgtttttttttttttttttttttagtaCATCATAATTTCATGAAGAATAATTTATTAGAAAACAATGAAGACTCCTTTAAgctttaaatatatgaaaaattgtttatatttttttatatataattttttacCCTTTTGTTCACCAATAAAGACATATctgattttttttttttttttgtgtagttttataatagtatagcataatatttttctttaatagATGTCTTCATATGTACAtaaattcaaatatattatatgatttatatatatattgttatatatgttcccaatagcacatatataaattacaacatttataaaaatttgtgtttgtataattttatacatttaattaccttaatttataattaataattttataatatttcctttaatttatgtttcttttttgtttatatatgaactaaacaaaaacaaattcaaaattaaaaagtaatattatatataaagttcttaaaaatatatatatgtttagtaccaaaaaaaaaaaaaaaaagaaggaaagaatttttattcacattgaaataaatattaatatatacataaacATAATTAAATGGTAACTAATATTTCTTGGTATTATTCTAATTGTATATTTgttaaaaatttaataaaaaaaattatattttcaaataaGAAATTGATGTTAGACCAACAACCTTGAATTTCTTGAAGTAATACCTTTGTAGTATTCtttaatttcttttctttagatttcattatttttttaccATGTGCCTAcaaattgaaaaaaaaaattattaaaatgagatttcttatatatatatatatttttaaagtgtaataattccttttttctgcatattttttttttacctttaaaaatataaataaatatgcCTGGATTAAATCAACATTATCATTTGTCTTAACATGgtaaatgaaaaaattcatcatattttccaactaaaaataaaatatatatatatatatatagttgCTATAATTCTAATATAGTGcacatataattaataaataaatgacTAACCTCTTCTTTTGTACTTAGGcacaatatattataatgtatCCCTGAAGGAGATAAGCTTTTGAAATATTTCAAAACCTctgaaagaaaaaaaattttaataaaaacataaaatggttatatatatatatatatatatatacatatttatttattttactttttttttgtttttttaattttaaatttacttatataagattcttcattttttgaCAATAGTTCTTGCAATTTTGATGATGGTATTTGAATTTTGCTATTCTTTCCTATGTGCTTACTTTTTACAATTTCTTTAGTTTCAACGTTACTTTCTTGATTTTCTTCTTGTTCATCTTTGTCTTGAATTTCTTGTTGGCTTGTTTTATTTTCGGAATTATTTGTGATATTCTGCAAGAATTGTTGTTCTTCATCATCTTTatattcaatatttttatccAATTTTGTGGTAAGGAAAAAAGGAATTTCTTCATTTCTTTTAACATTTTCTTCTACCTTACACTTATCCTTTATTTTGTCTAGGAAAATAAGGTATGCaatttttgatatattaaaacCTGATAAGgttattaaatttttattaatttgtCTTTCACTTGATGTATATGTTTccattatatttacataatcatttttttcattttcatttattgGTTCATCATGTTTTGGtaaattttcattaatatGATTGTTTAAGTTATCTTCAGTTTGTTgattcatatttattaaatcttttatattcattatattataacttTTTTGATCATCCGTATCTGAGAATACTTCTATTGGTATAGCATgaaaagaattataatcagttacataataattatatttattaaataaatttttgtTAGTAAAACtatatacaaaattataacaATTTTTGTGTGctgtatataaataaatatcatCATATACCATTGAAGTAACCgaatttttaaataataaataatctACAAATGTATTtgaaataatatcatatattaataatgtattattttgtaatgCAAAGAAAATTAATCTATTATCTTTActaaaaattatattagTTACAAGAAATGCAAAATGAAATTTTCTAGTAATACATTTTTGTTCAATATctaaaattaatatatgattatttgAAAGACAAACAGCAGTaagtatattataatgataaaatgAGACAATATGAATATCCTCTActgaattattatattcattttttatattataaacatatattaaatcaCTTGTATATATATCCCATACTCTTAAACATGTATCGTCCTTAGAACTGGAAGCAgatacaaaataattaattccatataaatataattttaatatattaccATCTATATGAGCTTTAGATAAAAtagaatatttatttaatttatattcatttcTATATGTTGTAGAttgtatattaaaagaatgAATTTCTCCATCATTATATCCAACAATACCTATATGTCCACatgatgatattaataCAGATGTTGcatatttttgtttttttaaatgaagCATTTCATACGTttcatattcattatatattttgtattcttcattttctaaatgagcattattatcttcttctatattttcttcattttttaaaaatggATCATTATTTAccttttctttattttgtCTTTTATTGGAATATGAATTAGGTAATATTAAGAATTCATTAgatattgtttttttataagatGATGCTAAATATATACGATCTGAATTTTcaaaacaaattaaaatattattccAATCATAATGtctatttatattaatatcaaAATCTACAATGGTTGTATTTAAGATATTaagttttttatttaatgcgaaatctttattttgttcaGGATTATGAGGacttataataaataaatttcCTTCTTTTGTATTCTCCATATTTGCTGAGACAATTAATTTATGATTTTCATCATCTAAATatttgatattattaacTATTCCAATACAACTATTTCTagtttttataatatctaatgaaaaattatttttatttatatttaataaatgaattttattatcatatccacatgtatatatatatccttGACCTGATATCAATAtagtttttatataatcatgTACATCCCTCCttataaaatattgattatttttcaaattaATCATAAGTAGTTTTCCATTTTCAGTTCCTATCAAtacaatattattcatttcaTCATCAAATtcatatgtataaaaattaatacaACTAGCAAAGTCATCattcatatgtatatttttggtatatacaatttgatctttttcaatatctagtatatataattcgTTCGATGATGTAATAATACAAAgttcttcattttttaatgttcttgatattattttaatatatttttctttattaaaGCATAAAACATTTAATGCTTTATATTcatgaattattttttctttattaatattatataaatatattttattttcgTTCGTAGTTATAATAactttatttatataaccATCTGGATGAATAACACTTTTAATTTCAACATCAGATGAATGATCAAATAAATTGATtgatttataaaaataatcaGTTGTTTCCTTCATATTTTCTTGaatattgttttttttatggttatttttaatcttatctttattattactaggatcatttttattattatcaccatttctatcattatcatttataGAATTAATCTTATTTATAGAATTAAGATTCCCCTTAGTAATATTATCCCTTTTATCATCTTTCTCATGGTTATTCTCTTCATTATCGGATAATTCACTGTTCGTATCACTTTGATTAaaatcatttatatcattattatcattccATATAATTAATTCCTTTGCACTGTATGTTAATAAATAATCCGATgtaattaatatattaataatattatatttatgatgGTCAGAAAAAACTTTCTTGTTTCcattatcatttattttatatacctgtcttttaaatattacataaacGAAATTGTTTGTActatataaattttttatatcttctaaaaaatattctgAAATAAATGCTTTTCTTAATTTATGAGGATCATATACACaaaatgaattttttacactagtaataataaatggTTGAATACCTTTCATAGATAAACACATTATACCATTGTGTACAATTATACCTGTAGTTCCGTTAGCTATTAATAAATTACTTTCTTTGCATGAAATAATTCCTTTATAGTTTTTCTCggaatatatattttcaccttgatcttcttcttttatatttatattgtttacACGATTGGGGCGATTATCATTAATGTATTCATTGTCTATActtttattgtttttttcgtatatattttgatcacttttaatttttttattaaattcagaaattttatatttattcaatATCTGTTTGGATTTTTCTTTATAGTCTTCTACATTTTCGATTATATCTAAACTGTTATTTTTTCCCTTATTATATCCTTTaacattattttcatcagAACAAAATACTTCACTAAGTTTTAGTGAcatagaaatatttttctctACACCCAtctttcttcttttttttttttttttttgc is a window encoding:
- a CDS encoding putative DNA helicase codes for the protein MEVFNFGKYNGKTFEEVFEKHKSYVTWVKSLESPSGSLLDFKNYVLEKEGKKNNNNMGNNNHYNNERNSNNNNMFQNNVRSPNIYNEQYANNNKMKENNYRNPNIYNNNEICTNNNRINENNVKSPHYYNNEKNINNYSHEYNTSKNAYKHNYSENGNSYNNFERKSVDNNYINEEKKKFHNMNSSEYRNYEEKVMNDINNAYNQQEEKKEFDIIVAFEIFSDDSFKIVQKDNNNKKYVNFRNFISKDLFKIISELNPTLKKINNYSCITFEAEKYEYVLNSLKEKCTILGGVHTIPNFLLKCFKNYTKFSEPQRISEITANILTNTMCSYTKQHYDKLDNLLGEKLSVELRNFQREGVFFGLKKNGRVLIGDEMGLGKTLQALALMAFYKDDWPFIVVCPSSIRFQWKDQALRWLSHLIREEHICVVKNGKTDIPSNTKMIIISYELITKNDKYQDKYKSIICDESHYLKNSLSKRTKVITPIIKNAKRCVLLSGTPALNKPSELYEQISSIMPNFFNYHDFCDRYCFKDKNLYTKKIEYVGCKHADELHLFLTNTIMIRRLKKDVLKELPDKLRSKIPVEIPQKELSEILNYYKKLESKKNINFHDIDNIHLSNWNNSKSEDGDDENLSISHLFKLTGYAKVKAIKEYISYLIDADIKFLLFCHHKLVMDEVEAFLKEQKCRYIRVDGLTAMEKREIYIKNFQNDDNVKIALLSITACGMGLNLTAANTVVFGELFWVPGQIIQAEDRAHRIGTAHDVVNIHYLIAQNTIDELVWKIINRKWNTLTTALNGIEDSLNVKEVNKFDKFMVDLTNDPNKSYPTSLVTTPKVRRKSSEHATFHNSSPKKKNRDIRDFFQSNKCNESVEKSWKNNINKRSYHESPTKDSPSSSINLSSKKYKTEIN
- a CDS encoding hypothetical protein (conserved Plasmodium protein, unknown function~part of same gene as PGSY75_1357600B~gap found within coding sequence); the encoded protein is MPKFNFFPHVNFLAYIKKISIRYNPCGTYNDNCRKLIHLIENKQKKDKFLNLDYKLELI
- a CDS encoding hypothetical protein (conserved Plasmodium protein, unknown function~part of same gene as PGSY75_1357600A~gap found within coding sequence), whose product is FNPENYDLMEIQRVIDNEQQQLHHNFMKNNLLENNEDSFKL
- a CDS encoding putative U3 snoRNA-associated small subunit rRNA processing protein, which encodes MGVEKNISMSLKLSEVFCSDENNVKGYNKGKNNSLDIIENVEDYKEKSKQILNKYKISEFNKKIKSDQNIYEKNNKSIDNEYINDNRPNRVNNINIKEEDQGENIYSEKNYKGIISCKESNLLIANGTTGIIVHNGIMCLSMKGIQPFIITSVKNSFCVYDPHKLRKAFISEYFLEDIKNLYSTNNFVYVIFKRQVYKINDNGNKKVFSDHHKYNIINILITSDYLLTYSAKELIIWNDNNDINDFNQSDTNSELSDNEENNHEKDDKRDNITKGNLNSINKINSINDNDRNGDNNKNDPSNNKDKIKNNHKKNNIQENMKETTDYFYKSINLFDHSSDVEIKSVIHPDGYINKVIITTNENKIYLYNINKEKIIHEYKALNVLCFNKEKYIKIISRTLKNEELCIITSSNELYILDIEKDQIVYTKNIHMNDDFASCINFYTYEFDDEMNNIVLIGTENGKLLMINLKNNQYFIRRDVHDYIKTILISGQGYIYTCGYDNKIHLLNINKNNFSLDIIKTRNSCIGIVNNIKYLDDENHKLIVSANMENTKEGNLFIISPHNPEQNKDFALNKKLNILNTTIVDFDININRHYDWNNILICFENSDRIYLASSYKKTISNEFLILPNSYSNKRQNKEKVNNDPFLKNEENIEEDNNAHLENEEYKIYNEYETYEMLHLKKQKYATSVLISSCGHIGIVGYNDGEIHSFNIQSTTYRNEYKLNKYSILSKAHIDGNILKLYLYGINYFVSASSSKDDTCLRVWDIYTSDLIYVYNIKNEYNNSVEDIHIVSFYHYNILTAVCLSNNHILILDIEQKCITRKFHFAFLVTNIIFSKDNRLIFFALQNNTLLIYDIISNTFVDYLLFKNSVTSMVYDDIYLYTAHKNCYNFVYSFTNKNLFNKYNYYVTDYNSFHAIPIEVFSDTDDQKSYNIMNIKDLINMNQQTEDNLNNHINENLPKHDEPINENEKNDYVNIMETYTSSERQINKNLITLSGFNISKIAYLIFLDKIKDKCKVEENVKRNEEIPFFLTTKLDKNIEYKDDEEQQFLQNITNNSENKTSQQEIQDKDEQEENQESNVETKEIVKSKHIGKNSKIQIPSSKLQELLSKNEESYIKVLKYFKSLSPSGIHYNILCLSTKEELENMMNFFIYHVKTNDNVDLIQAYLFIFLKAHGKKIMKSKEKKLKNTTKVLLQEIQGCWSNINFLFENIIFFIKFLTNIQLE